tggaccaatccggccagttatggtgaaaATGCCATaccttgagctgcaaaactccaaatggagtgattcaaaaagagaattaaagtaaacacaataaggaacaactttgatgaagaaagtttagccaaatttctactgtagattggtccaatagaaCAATAAACATAAgctataaaatctgaaaatttgaaataatttccaatgaactttgaattgagattggcgattaatgccaacaagtgtaAAATCTAAAATGTGGGActttggtgtaattagaactaacatacctattatttatgaaaagtcaacatttttacttGACTAGTaagatgaatagtaaccaccaaacattaaagcaaagaattaaataattaacttgtgaatatgccctagtatgcctagaaagattggtttggatagactggcataccaatagggttccgatagcagtactgcatatggcattatgccattccgtgatttatggctcttgtggccattttgtgatattatggcttttggccattttgatactcttgatatacttggccttgtgcccgatgattattatggcttgttagccattctgttgcacacctggagacactttgtgatcgatggtgtgacggcccgaggtacttggtacccagtgccagtttacccatttatcaagtccagtcaactggtataggttacatGGGCAATGAAAATAAGTCTTAAAGATTTGTAACCATGAAATGAAcataaaaatcataaaattaaggatattacaaacaattatcaaaaatttcagtttggatAAATTAATAGTATAATttcttgtatttatttatttagtttatttctattttatattgacaccactaagctgtattgcttagcgcatcgctattTGCCATGCGTAGTTACTGAAGACTCAGAtaaagagcccagcagacctcagactgggtaagCATTCAGATCTGCattgagtctagagtcacctccacTACTGTGCATTTTGGTATAGCCACTAGGCTTCAttagatattttgtattttggattttgtaattagattatcatttttccatgtacattataaactcatgtacttataAACTGGTGTAATTAGttgtaaattttgttaataaataaaattttgagtATTTCTCCgtgaaattgagtttaattatgATATGAATAGGATGTATGAAATTGTGTTGAACCATTGAGAATTGTTGAGATTTTATTGATGGTTATTGGTGTTGAGAATATGATGAACATATTtgtagtgtttttaataggtttcgaagaactgtttttccaatttataccaGGCActttaccggattttctataaaaatttgaggaaatttaaattaattaatatctcgATAAATGACATAAATGGTATGAGTTTCATTTAAAAACCTTTAAAtcaataaatcaagaactataattgaGATAAGATAAGATAAAGTGCTCTAGCACActgtgtgacatgccttacttgactacactgtagacgggtaaggagtgtcacatttagggtattagagcacagtttaggcatttctgggtttagatagagtccataccatgcattgcatttgtaagagtcgaggtgacactaatacagatctgtttattttttattattttggttaggatatggatcctgcttcacagagagcagttgagaaagaggtggagagtcatgctccacccatgGCTGAAGCTGGAGGTAGGGttcaacctgctccaccagtgccagAGGCACCGGCACAGCCTTAGTAGGCCATGTTTGAGCAAATGGTTGCATTCTTCAGACGGATGGCTAGGGCCTTTCCACTACCTTAGCAGTCAtcccagaagtcccatttggagaagttAAGAAACTTTGGGACTGTGGACGTTCTGGGAAAGAAAGAGGATGATCCTGTAACAGCTGAAAAATAGTTGGACATAACAGAAAGGGTACTGAGACAGCTTCATTGCACCACAAAACAAAAcctagagggtgctgtgtccctccttcaagatgatgcctatcagtggtgggacacagtatcccgAGAGGTGCAACCAGACCGAATTACGTGGGAGTTCTTCCTTATGGAGTTTAAGAAGAAGTATATCGGAAATGAGTATCTGGAAgatagaagaagagaatttatcagtctgaggcagagacaactgtCAGAGGTGGAatatgagagagagtttgtaAGACTGAGCAGATACAGGAGAGAAATAGTCCCTACGGAAGCAGACCGATgtaggagatttgaagaggggctaaacgaCAATATCAAGTTAATGATAACAGCTTTGGGGATTATAGACTTTGCAAAACTGGTTGAAGCTGCactaaaagtggaaagggttagagtAAGTGAACAaagtaggaaagataggcagcgtaagagggaatttggattggggcagtcaagtataccgactgatagtaagaagttaaaGGGTTCACAGGACcagacacagggccagagaggccagtTTGAGATATCTGTAGCTAGCTCCCcgagcacaataacaaggggatcagccccaatgCCAGAATGTATGCACTGTGATAAGAAACATAGAGGGGAGTGTTGACTGTTAACGTGagggtgtttcaagtgtggggctacagaTCATTTCATAAGGGATTGCccccagaggagtggttcaacaaCTCTAGCACAAGCTGATAGACCTGCCCCCACAATgcaaaggggtagaagacctggtAGAGCAGAGACATCTGAAATTTCATAGAAGGCTGTTTCCGAGATGGTCGAAAGGCCTGAAGCTAGAGTGGCACCGCGGGTATATGCCATGGAAGCTCAGGAGGAACCAGACCCAGATATTGATGAGACAACACAAGAAAATGGAGAAGTAAGGAAGTAGCAGATTCCTCGACCATTTACATCAGATAAATTTAGAGGATGAAATTttcattagaggggaagagttgtaatgccctcactttagctagtccgtacgctctactgttccggtgaccaatgtctgtccagacagctagaatgcgtagaattatacttaaatattagtgaagagatataaaataatgaaatacaatagaggaaaatataagaaaaataaaggaaaaataagagcaatgaaatgtaactaagttaaacgagccaaaaatcgtagcgatgggtgaccgcactgggaagttgcggcatgtaccgttgactagccctggaccgtaggaaaccctataaaatatttttaacacttaaataaacatttattgaggtttaattgacttagaaaatgtcaaagaaaaattaataaattagtataaaaaaaaacgaaaattaaagaaatcggcgggtcaAGGAATTAATCGGtactaccgaaaaatcaggaatacaacccgaagaggggctttTAGTCAATTaatacctagagttgacttttgacctaaatatctatgaaaaattagtagtattaaattttgaaaatgtcatgaaaatagaaaatttgacataaaatgtaaatagtgaggaatttggggcataattacaattaagggaaattttagattattaaacatttaatccaccttagtggagcactatggatttgtatattgattaagtggatagcatatcccacttcagccacttcttcttcttcatttcatcttcaagcagaatctaatcctcccaaaaactccatggatggctaaagcttcaagctctcatccaccaagatcaagccatgaaatcttcaaggttcttccattaaactttatcctcatatcttgggcagcatattgagaacaaaaagaaggagttttgttaaggtttgagaaagctccaaaaagaggtaatccaattcacttcctttcttaagtaaagtttacgtttagcttgagatgagttgattggtgatgaaaattgatggaattattgagttattggactgcgcaattttaggcagccatgggagcctatattatttgagtattttgcccaatttactttgctggaattgtgttgaataaatatagaagtgccaagaatgaatattgaagtattgggaggaggaggattgccaaattgggagtgtaaattcccttatgcaggttgtgattgttggcagtgtataaattaggttataagtgtcaagttgtaactccaattggtatgagaccaattggaggtgaaactagacataaaataggccaactttcatgtagaagtgttgcccatattctgcctagaagtgacctaaaataatgaccaaatccggattgcctaaaatgtgaacccataatttgaccatatgaacagtaatcagtcttttggccataactcactcaaaacaagtccaaatgacctgaaatttatatcatggaaagcttagacatagagctacaactcttatgaagacaccaaaacgcagaaatgaccagaaccaagtcaaaatgcttgcataagttgggttacaaaaactggcggaattgactttgacctaaaaatgacctaaactttgcaatataagtgcaacttgaccagcaatagtaaaacgaccataacttggtccatagaactccaaatgacatgaaattagtcctaaaatttcaataagacataaatcaACAATattagtaatttgaccaaaacccaaaaatcaagggaactaggacaattaacttgattaagttggcacactaaatcttgaATTGGTACAATTAACCATTaagtctagaaaattcaaataagcatatctctcaccaaagtgtccaatttaaatgagccataccaatctggaaagctaagaaagagacctaaaacattgttttagacaacttcctcaaattat
This genomic stretch from Hevea brasiliensis isolate MT/VB/25A 57/8 unplaced genomic scaffold, ASM3005281v1 Scaf454, whole genome shotgun sequence harbors:
- the LOC131177406 gene encoding uncharacterized protein LOC131177406, with product MEFKKKYIGNEYLEDRRREFISLRQRQLSEVEYEREFVRLSRYRREIVPTEADRCRRFEEGLNDNIKLMITALGIIDFAKLVEAALKVERVRVSEQSRKDRQHHFIRDCPQRSGSTTLAQADRPAPTMQRGRRPGRAETSEIS